From Rhodococcus sp. B7740, one genomic window encodes:
- a CDS encoding TetR/AcrR family transcriptional regulator, with product MSATYHVVVPSTHREDPAPAQGAARTQRRHRSAGQARREALLRAAIDVIAAHGVAGVTHRAVTEAAGVPLATVSYFFDSIDDLTTEAIRTFTARRVEELHTRVEQSADSSVPGALVNQTVADNRLSDRAQILAMFESYLYAAREPSMRDLVTDMLGSFEALAATTLRIAGAPSPEPIARSFVALVDGYSLHSMASDRQQVQTAELNDALSAMFLGYLLQQGHTEQAINMAADRRK from the coding sequence ATGTCCGCGACCTACCATGTGGTGGTGCCCTCCACTCATCGCGAAGACCCTGCTCCCGCACAGGGCGCAGCACGTACACAACGTCGCCACCGTTCGGCTGGACAAGCTCGCCGAGAAGCACTGCTGCGAGCCGCCATCGATGTGATAGCCGCACACGGCGTCGCAGGCGTAACCCACCGCGCGGTCACAGAAGCCGCGGGCGTGCCACTGGCCACCGTCAGCTACTTCTTCGATTCCATCGACGACCTGACCACCGAAGCGATCCGAACTTTCACCGCACGTCGTGTCGAGGAACTCCACACCCGCGTCGAGCAGTCCGCCGACTCATCGGTACCCGGCGCACTCGTCAACCAGACAGTGGCCGACAATCGACTATCCGACCGAGCGCAGATCCTGGCAATGTTCGAGTCCTACCTCTACGCGGCTCGCGAGCCGTCCATGCGCGATCTCGTCACCGACATGCTCGGATCATTCGAGGCGCTCGCCGCCACCACGCTCCGAATAGCCGGAGCCCCATCGCCCGAGCCGATTGCACGCTCATTCGTAGCGCTGGTCGACGGATACTCATTGCATTCGATGGCATCCGATCGTCAACAAGTACAGACCGCCGAACTCAACGACGCACTCAGTGCAATGTTCCTCGGATACCTTCTGCAACAAGGGCATACCGAGCAAGCAATAAACATGGCCGCTGACCGACGCAAATAG
- a CDS encoding membrane protein — MSGNEHDQGPRAGPPEIAEAVSVLLIADPGKPTALAHKLAKKLPERLRHRDRNERRWTVSVRSEPYLSDEQADFADAIDAVEPSSENDDVVVYLTDLPRRDDTVPVVADVSAAHLFALVSIAAVGGIRIEDRVRAVAELAIAFVLGEPTLAPAGAQRRFPSQQIDSGTRYFAPRGLRRLRLLSGMVRANRPWRLVTGLSKVLVGAFATGAFALATNTIWQFADTMGPWRMSAATSLSITAMVLWLVLDHQLWERPTSPNERERSVLYNTATVVTLVIGVLVLHVALFGLLLLTASIALPPPLLSSTLGHAVSFSDYLTLAWLLASIATLGGALGSGLEDDTAVTDAAYGIRQRQRIEQTQKRSTKAQ, encoded by the coding sequence ATGTCGGGTAACGAACACGATCAAGGGCCACGAGCAGGACCACCTGAAATTGCCGAGGCGGTCTCGGTCCTGCTGATCGCCGACCCCGGCAAACCCACTGCTCTCGCTCACAAGCTCGCAAAAAAGCTGCCGGAACGCCTGCGACACCGAGACCGCAACGAGCGCCGATGGACTGTGTCCGTGCGCAGCGAGCCGTACCTCTCCGATGAGCAGGCCGACTTCGCAGACGCCATCGACGCAGTCGAACCGTCTTCGGAGAACGACGATGTCGTCGTCTACCTCACTGATCTACCGCGGCGCGACGACACCGTGCCGGTGGTCGCCGACGTCAGCGCCGCACATCTGTTCGCGCTCGTCTCCATCGCCGCCGTCGGCGGGATTCGCATCGAGGACCGGGTGCGTGCCGTCGCCGAACTCGCGATCGCGTTCGTCCTCGGTGAACCGACACTCGCGCCGGCCGGTGCGCAGCGGCGATTTCCCTCCCAGCAGATCGACAGCGGTACGCGATATTTCGCTCCCCGGGGTCTGCGACGGCTGCGGTTGCTGTCGGGCATGGTGCGTGCGAACCGGCCGTGGCGGCTGGTCACCGGGCTGTCGAAGGTACTTGTCGGCGCATTCGCCACCGGTGCGTTCGCCTTGGCGACGAACACGATCTGGCAGTTCGCCGACACGATGGGTCCATGGCGCATGAGCGCAGCAACCTCGCTGTCGATCACGGCCATGGTTCTGTGGCTGGTCCTCGATCACCAGTTGTGGGAGCGGCCCACATCGCCGAACGAGCGCGAGCGATCCGTGCTGTACAACACCGCCACCGTCGTCACCCTGGTCATCGGTGTCCTCGTTCTCCACGTGGCCTTGTTCGGGTTGCTTCTGCTCACCGCGTCGATCGCGTTACCCCCTCCGCTGCTGTCCAGCACGCTCGGCCATGCGGTGAGCTTTTCCGACTACCTCACGCTCGCCTGGCTGCTGGCATCGATCGCCACCCTCGGCGGTGCACTCGGTTCAGGACTCGAGGACGACACCGCCGTCACCGACGCCGCCTACGGGATCCGGCAACGACAACGCATCGAGCAGACACAGAAACGCTCGACCAAGGCGCAATGA
- a CDS encoding PucR family transcriptional regulator, which yields MRLPFHDAGTTTSVDAVVATVIAEMSAHLVEESRNIRQVLEREIAELGTGSQLAELLGASIEGNVDTVFHVLQHGITADHLHAPSAAMEYARRLAQNGIPVTALVRAYRLGQTTLLDRVFARIQASSIDPVVGLQVSHRILSISSVYIDWISERVVTAYQVEHERWLANRNNVRATRIRELLSTGERSDESRLTRQIGYELAQHHCAAIVWMRELDADRDALPELERVARQMCETVEGRPNPLFVAADRLSAWVWIPLGHKPDRLAIDAVRNGLEPVDLGDVRVALGTSQYGSAGFRSSHLQAQRTLSIARLGDDARRTITYYGDPGLAMSSIVGSDIARAHEWIRATLGRLADNTEAAQRLRETLRAYFDCRSSHKATALALHLHYNTVKYRVKSAEQMLGRPISADRFDIEQALVLQSWLGDDALHSS from the coding sequence GTGCGCTTGCCATTCCATGATGCCGGTACCACCACGTCCGTCGATGCTGTTGTCGCGACCGTCATCGCCGAGATGAGTGCGCACCTTGTCGAGGAGTCACGAAACATCCGTCAAGTCCTGGAGCGGGAAATAGCAGAGCTGGGCACCGGCAGCCAGTTGGCCGAACTGCTCGGTGCAAGCATCGAGGGCAACGTCGACACCGTCTTTCACGTTCTGCAACACGGCATCACCGCAGACCACCTCCACGCACCCTCCGCTGCGATGGAGTACGCCCGCAGACTCGCACAGAACGGCATCCCGGTGACTGCCCTGGTGCGTGCATACCGGCTCGGGCAGACAACTCTGTTGGATCGAGTGTTCGCCAGAATTCAGGCGTCTTCGATCGATCCTGTGGTCGGACTGCAGGTGTCGCACCGAATACTCTCGATCAGCTCCGTGTACATCGACTGGATCTCGGAACGAGTCGTGACCGCGTACCAGGTCGAGCACGAACGGTGGCTCGCCAACCGGAACAACGTCCGAGCAACACGAATACGGGAGCTGTTGTCGACCGGTGAACGGTCGGACGAGAGCCGCCTCACCCGCCAGATCGGATACGAACTCGCACAACACCATTGCGCAGCAATCGTGTGGATGAGGGAGCTGGATGCCGATCGGGACGCTCTGCCGGAGCTGGAACGCGTGGCCAGGCAAATGTGCGAGACGGTCGAAGGTCGCCCGAATCCGTTGTTCGTAGCCGCCGACAGGCTGAGCGCCTGGGTGTGGATTCCGCTCGGCCACAAACCGGACCGGCTGGCCATCGACGCCGTCCGCAACGGCCTCGAGCCCGTCGACCTCGGCGATGTCCGCGTCGCCTTGGGGACATCACAATACGGCAGTGCGGGTTTCAGAAGCTCACACCTGCAGGCGCAGCGCACCCTGTCGATTGCACGACTCGGCGACGATGCCCGCCGGACCATCACCTACTACGGGGACCCAGGTCTGGCCATGAGCTCGATCGTCGGTTCCGACATCGCTCGTGCCCACGAATGGATCAGGGCAACCCTCGGGCGTTTGGCCGACAACACCGAAGCCGCACAACGACTTCGAGAGACACTGCGCGCATACTTCGACTGCAGATCCAGTCACAAAGCCACCGCGCTCGCTCTGCATTTGCACTACAACACCGTCAAGTACCGGGTCAAGAGCGCCGAGCAAATGTTGGGCCGCCCCATCAGCGCGGACAGGTTCGACATCGAACAGGCTCTGGTACTTCAGTCTTGGTTGGGCGACGACGCACTACATTCGTCCTGA
- a CDS encoding class I adenylate-forming enzyme family protein, whose amino-acid sequence MHLPDLPDLRDGAAPSAPALADDRVALTNAEFRDAVRTAASVLSGHGISRGDVVAIMLPNQVEFVVALFAAWRLGAAATPVNPSLTAREIGFQLDDCAAALVVTAPELASKTPDDIARLTELTEQPDAARHTDDPVQTTPGDLALLIYTSGTTGKPKGVMLDHANLSAMTAMSIEAFTLDAEVHSLLILPLFHVNGIVVSILSPLAAGGRATIAGRFDPSSFFDRVEAARPTFFSGVPAIFAVLTHLPETVTPDTSSLRYAVCGAAPASPALLAAFEARFGVPVVEGYGLSEGTCASTVNPLNGTRKPGTVGLPLPGQRIRVVDENGATIDDGRPGEVLVKGANVMRGYLGRPDETAATVQDGWLRTGDIGRIDEDGYLTLVDRAKDMIIRNGENIYPKEIENIVYQLAGVYEAAVVGQPHETRGEEPVLFVSLTADSNVTEAEIDAHVKESLSKYKWPVDIIVVDEVPKNPVGKIDKPSLRQRLAAPVPTT is encoded by the coding sequence ATGCACCTTCCCGACCTGCCTGATCTTCGTGACGGAGCGGCCCCGAGCGCGCCTGCGCTCGCCGACGACAGAGTCGCCCTGACCAATGCGGAGTTCCGGGACGCTGTGCGCACCGCTGCGTCGGTGCTGTCGGGTCACGGCATCTCGCGCGGAGACGTCGTTGCGATCATGCTGCCGAACCAGGTCGAGTTCGTCGTCGCCCTGTTCGCTGCGTGGCGTCTGGGCGCAGCGGCAACACCGGTGAATCCGTCGTTGACCGCGCGGGAAATCGGATTTCAGCTCGACGATTGCGCAGCAGCTCTGGTCGTCACCGCTCCGGAACTGGCGTCCAAGACGCCCGACGATATCGCGCGGTTGACCGAACTGACAGAACAACCGGACGCGGCTCGGCACACCGACGACCCGGTCCAGACCACCCCAGGCGATCTCGCCCTGCTGATCTACACCAGTGGTACGACGGGAAAGCCCAAGGGAGTCATGCTCGACCACGCCAACCTCAGTGCCATGACGGCCATGTCCATCGAGGCTTTCACCCTCGACGCCGAGGTGCACAGCCTGCTGATCCTCCCGCTGTTCCACGTCAACGGCATTGTCGTCAGCATCCTTTCGCCCCTCGCCGCCGGAGGACGTGCAACGATCGCCGGCCGGTTCGACCCATCGAGTTTCTTCGACCGTGTCGAAGCTGCCCGGCCGACGTTCTTCTCGGGTGTGCCGGCCATCTTCGCAGTGCTCACGCACCTCCCGGAGACGGTCACGCCCGATACCAGCTCTCTGCGGTACGCCGTCTGCGGAGCGGCACCGGCGAGCCCGGCGCTGCTGGCTGCCTTCGAGGCCAGGTTCGGCGTACCGGTGGTCGAAGGCTACGGACTGTCCGAGGGCACTTGCGCCTCCACGGTCAACCCGCTCAACGGCACCCGCAAGCCGGGCACCGTCGGCCTCCCTCTACCCGGCCAGCGCATTCGTGTCGTCGATGAGAACGGTGCCACCATCGACGACGGCCGACCCGGAGAGGTTCTCGTGAAGGGAGCCAACGTGATGCGCGGCTACCTCGGACGACCCGACGAGACGGCGGCGACCGTTCAGGACGGCTGGTTGCGTACCGGCGACATCGGCCGAATCGACGAGGACGGATACCTGACGCTGGTCGACCGCGCCAAAGACATGATCATCCGTAACGGCGAGAACATCTACCCCAAAGAAATCGAGAACATCGTCTACCAACTGGCGGGCGTCTACGAAGCAGCGGTGGTCGGGCAACCGCACGAGACGAGGGGCGAGGAGCCGGTGCTGTTCGTCTCGCTCACCGCCGACTCCAACGTCACCGAAGCCGAGATCGACGCTCACGTGAAAGAGTCGCTCTCCAAATACAAGTGGCCCGTCGACATCATCGTCGTCGACGAGGTGCCCAAGAATCCGGTCGGGAAGATCGACAAGCCCTCGCTGCGTCAGCGACTGGCCGCGCCCGTCCCCACCACGTAA
- a CDS encoding DUF3556 domain-containing protein, with protein sequence MGLLSPTLPDIDLGHWRRLPQLERLKLQVQHWGEHGFGTPAGAYLFYVVKMIAYVTIPLWIISSSTPQLGTLSEIGSWWTEPIVFQKFVLFTVLFEVLGFGCGSGPLTMRFFPPVGGFTYWLRPGTVRLAPWPNKVPLTNGDTRTIADVAAYVVLLGALIWGLVSDGVPGGTGAAGMLDPVFPIAVIIALVVVGLRDKTIFLAARSDQYFVMIVAFLFPFVDMIIALKLVMLAIWWGAATSKLNHHFPFVVAVMISNSPLLPSTWLKRKLYRNFPDDMRPSTFAKFAAHQGTVIEYVLPAILIFSMNSTLTTVVLIGMTIFHLFILSTFPAGVPLEWNLFVIGAAWFLFGNYTGSEYSLWNATTVWPYVIVVALIAGIVVGGTKPQWISFLMGMRYYAGNWATNTWIMRPGIEERLQAEITKSAPMTKFQLLKLYDEDTAEFMMQKFSAWRSMHSHGRAHMGLISRAVDNREDYVIREGEFIAGAVLGWNFGEGHLHNHQMLEALHRRCQFADGDIRVVMIEGQPMHRATQSYRIVDAATGLIEEGTVAVADMITRQSWLDETGFIPVTVTARPDTVGRQ encoded by the coding sequence ATGGGCCTGTTGTCTCCGACCCTGCCCGACATCGACCTCGGACACTGGCGGCGTCTGCCGCAGCTCGAGCGACTGAAGCTGCAGGTCCAGCATTGGGGCGAGCACGGTTTCGGCACACCTGCCGGCGCGTATCTGTTCTACGTCGTCAAGATGATCGCGTACGTCACGATCCCCCTGTGGATCATCTCGTCGTCGACACCACAACTGGGTACCCTGTCCGAGATCGGGTCGTGGTGGACCGAGCCGATCGTTTTCCAGAAGTTCGTGCTGTTCACCGTCCTGTTCGAGGTGCTGGGATTCGGGTGCGGCTCGGGGCCGTTGACCATGCGCTTCTTTCCCCCGGTCGGCGGGTTCACCTACTGGCTACGGCCAGGGACGGTGCGGCTGGCACCGTGGCCGAACAAGGTCCCCCTCACCAACGGCGACACCCGCACCATCGCCGATGTCGCCGCATACGTGGTGCTTCTCGGAGCACTGATCTGGGGTCTGGTCTCCGACGGCGTCCCCGGTGGAACAGGTGCAGCCGGGATGCTCGACCCGGTGTTTCCGATCGCTGTGATCATCGCATTGGTCGTCGTCGGGTTACGAGACAAGACCATCTTTCTCGCGGCTCGCTCCGACCAGTACTTCGTGATGATCGTCGCCTTCTTGTTCCCCTTCGTCGACATGATCATCGCGCTCAAGCTCGTCATGCTCGCAATCTGGTGGGGTGCAGCGACATCCAAGCTGAATCATCACTTCCCCTTCGTGGTGGCAGTGATGATTTCCAACAGTCCGCTGCTGCCGAGCACGTGGCTCAAACGAAAGCTGTACCGCAACTTCCCCGACGACATGCGTCCGTCGACGTTCGCGAAATTCGCTGCGCACCAAGGAACGGTGATCGAATACGTTCTGCCGGCCATCCTGATCTTCTCGATGAATTCGACGCTGACGACCGTGGTGCTGATCGGGATGACGATCTTCCACCTGTTCATCCTGTCGACCTTCCCGGCCGGGGTACCGCTGGAATGGAACCTGTTCGTCATCGGGGCAGCGTGGTTCCTCTTCGGCAACTACACCGGCAGCGAATACTCGCTGTGGAACGCCACCACCGTGTGGCCGTACGTGATCGTCGTAGCACTGATCGCGGGCATCGTCGTCGGAGGTACCAAGCCGCAGTGGATCTCGTTCCTCATGGGAATGCGGTACTACGCGGGGAACTGGGCCACCAACACCTGGATCATGCGGCCCGGCATCGAAGAACGACTGCAGGCAGAGATCACCAAATCGGCACCGATGACGAAATTTCAGCTGCTCAAGCTCTACGACGAAGACACTGCCGAGTTCATGATGCAGAAGTTCAGTGCCTGGCGGTCCATGCACAGTCACGGCCGGGCACACATGGGCCTGATCTCGCGTGCTGTCGACAATCGCGAGGACTACGTCATCCGGGAGGGCGAGTTCATCGCCGGGGCAGTGCTGGGCTGGAATTTCGGCGAAGGGCACCTGCACAATCACCAGATGCTCGAGGCCTTGCACCGCAGGTGCCAGTTCGCCGACGGCGACATCCGAGTGGTCATGATCGAAGGACAACCGATGCACCGAGCAACCCAAAGCTACCGAATCGTCGACGCCGCAACCGGTCTCATCGAGGAAGGGACGGTTGCAGTGGCGGACATGATCACCCGCCAGTCCTGGCTCGACGAGACCGGGTTCATTCCGGTCACCGTCACCGCACGGCCCGACACAGTGGGTCGACAGTGA
- a CDS encoding phytoene desaturase family protein, which produces MTTATVVGSGPNGLAAAVTLAMAGVEVTVLEMADKVGGGTRTSELTLPGVLHDDCSAVHPVGAASPFFNSLNLAAHGLTWKHPEIAAVQPLDNGRAGVIHRSVADTAAGLGIDGAAWQRFFGPLSDRFDDLTTDFFRPLLHVPRHPITLTKFGINALAPASLTARRFKTPEARAAFSGVAAHALYPLTRPTTSAVGVMMIAAGHKYGWPVAEGGSRAISDAMVSILTEYGGKIETGVRVTRLQQIPPSDIVMLDLSPTAIADIAGDALPKRVARPYRRWRYGPGAFKLDLAVDDGIPWTNENARRAGTVHLGGTFEEVAAAERDVHRGIMPRRPFVLLGQQYLADPSRSRGNVHPIWTYAHVPHGYTGDASEVIIDQIERFAPGFRKRIVGRAVRSTTQMPTYNPNYVGGDIVTGSNDPGQVALRPRISIDPYWTGIDGVYICSAATPPGGGVHGMGGYNAAQVALRRSRSR; this is translated from the coding sequence GTGACGACAGCGACCGTCGTCGGATCCGGGCCGAACGGGCTCGCCGCGGCGGTGACCCTGGCGATGGCCGGAGTCGAGGTGACCGTCCTGGAAATGGCCGACAAGGTCGGCGGCGGTACCAGAACCTCCGAACTCACCTTGCCGGGTGTGCTGCACGACGACTGCTCTGCGGTGCACCCGGTGGGTGCAGCGTCGCCGTTCTTCAACAGCCTGAACCTCGCCGCCCACGGATTGACGTGGAAACATCCGGAGATCGCTGCGGTGCAACCCCTGGACAACGGCCGCGCCGGGGTGATCCACCGATCCGTCGCGGACACCGCGGCCGGACTCGGCATCGACGGCGCTGCCTGGCAGCGGTTCTTCGGACCCCTGTCGGACCGATTCGACGATTTGACCACCGACTTCTTCCGGCCGCTCCTGCACGTGCCCCGTCACCCCATCACGTTGACCAAATTCGGCATCAATGCGCTGGCACCGGCGTCGCTGACCGCTCGGCGGTTCAAGACGCCGGAGGCACGCGCGGCGTTCTCCGGTGTCGCGGCCCACGCACTGTATCCACTGACGCGGCCGACCACCTCCGCTGTCGGGGTGATGATGATCGCTGCGGGACACAAATACGGGTGGCCGGTGGCCGAGGGCGGCTCCCGAGCGATCAGCGACGCGATGGTCTCGATACTGACCGAATACGGCGGAAAGATCGAGACCGGCGTCAGAGTGACTCGTCTTCAACAGATTCCACCGAGCGACATCGTGATGCTCGATCTGTCACCGACCGCGATCGCCGACATCGCCGGCGACGCGCTGCCCAAGCGAGTGGCCCGGCCCTACCGTCGATGGCGTTACGGGCCAGGAGCCTTCAAACTGGACCTCGCCGTCGACGACGGAATTCCATGGACCAACGAGAACGCCCGGCGCGCCGGAACAGTACACCTCGGTGGAACATTCGAGGAGGTGGCAGCTGCCGAACGCGATGTCCACCGAGGCATCATGCCGCGACGGCCGTTCGTTCTGCTCGGCCAGCAGTATTTGGCCGACCCGAGCCGCTCTCGGGGAAATGTTCACCCGATCTGGACCTACGCCCACGTCCCCCACGGCTACACCGGTGATGCCAGCGAGGTGATCATCGACCAGATCGAACGTTTCGCACCCGGATTCCGCAAACGCATCGTGGGCCGCGCTGTTCGATCGACAACCCAGATGCCCACCTACAACCCCAACTACGTCGGAGGCGACATCGTCACCGGCTCCAACGACCCCGGCCAGGTGGCGTTGCGCCCACGCATCAGCATCGACCCGTATTGGACAGGCATCGATGGCGTCTACATCTGTTCGGCAGCTACACCTCCGGGAGGAGGCGTCCACGGAATGGGCGGATACAACGCAGCGCAGGTCGCGCTGCGTCGATCGAGAAGTCGCTAG
- a CDS encoding alpha/beta hydrolase, protein MTTDEHSGFTRTETSFVSDGVRCAATVFRPAASVDRPRPAIVMAHGFGTPRAVRLYAYAERFVEAGYVVCVFDYRYFGDSDGEPRQLLDVGSQLADWRHAVDFARSLDGVDENRIVGWGTSFAGGHVLTLAGNGVGFAAVIAQVPHIDGIAAVRATGLRQALRLAPAAITDSVRAVLGRSPRYVDSVGLPGARAVMVSPDAMTGRDRLVLESGLKDGEYPETVAARILLKIWRYSPGRTMSAIDCPTLVQIASEDAVTPASVAQRAAAKVRKATVRTYSGGHFDPYVEPMFTSVIADQLSFLAENVPLTLRAVPPA, encoded by the coding sequence GTGACCACCGACGAACACTCCGGCTTCACCCGTACCGAGACGTCGTTCGTGTCGGACGGAGTTCGTTGCGCGGCAACGGTCTTTCGTCCCGCTGCGTCCGTCGACAGACCACGGCCGGCGATCGTGATGGCGCATGGATTCGGTACTCCTCGGGCGGTGCGCCTCTACGCCTACGCCGAGCGTTTCGTCGAGGCGGGCTACGTGGTCTGCGTCTTCGACTATCGGTACTTCGGGGACAGTGACGGCGAACCGCGCCAGTTGTTGGACGTGGGTTCGCAGCTTGCCGATTGGCGACACGCGGTCGACTTCGCTCGCTCTCTCGACGGCGTCGACGAGAACCGAATCGTCGGGTGGGGGACGTCGTTCGCCGGCGGTCACGTACTCACGTTGGCGGGCAACGGCGTTGGGTTCGCAGCGGTCATCGCGCAGGTGCCCCACATCGACGGCATCGCCGCCGTTCGCGCCACCGGGTTGAGGCAGGCGTTGCGGCTGGCACCGGCCGCCATCACCGACAGCGTCCGCGCTGTGCTCGGGCGGTCGCCGCGCTACGTCGACAGTGTCGGGCTACCGGGTGCACGCGCTGTGATGGTCTCACCCGACGCGATGACTGGGCGTGACCGCTTGGTCCTCGAGTCGGGCCTGAAGGACGGCGAATACCCCGAGACCGTGGCGGCGCGGATACTGTTGAAGATCTGGCGGTATTCCCCGGGCCGCACGATGTCGGCGATCGACTGCCCGACGCTGGTGCAGATCGCGTCCGAGGATGCCGTCACCCCGGCGTCGGTCGCGCAACGCGCCGCGGCGAAAGTGCGCAAAGCCACGGTACGCACCTATTCGGGCGGTCACTTCGATCCGTACGTCGAACCCATGTTCACCTCGGTCATCGCCGATCAGCTTTCGTTCCTGGCCGAGAACGTGCCTCTCACGTTGCGGGCGGTCCCTCCAGCCTGA
- a CDS encoding SDR family NAD(P)-dependent oxidoreductase, producing the protein MAKTGRTALITGASAGIGAAFARHLAAEGHDLVLVARREDRLTALADELSSRHDVRCDVVPADLADRSAPRAIFDRTTSLGVDVDILVNNAGMSGNSTFADAPFDAHAAEIQVMITAVTELAHLMVPGMKERGYGRIVNLSSLAALLPPGASLLYTGIKSYVLDMSQALDMELRPHGIHVTALCPGFTHSEFHDVMGTRDAATSKLPALLWQSPEDVVREGWRAVNNGTPVCVPGLVNKVTAAAAKPIPTRIGYYLGKTLNPFKS; encoded by the coding sequence ATGGCGAAGACCGGAAGAACCGCGCTGATCACCGGAGCATCAGCGGGCATAGGCGCGGCATTTGCTCGACACCTCGCCGCCGAGGGACACGACCTCGTTCTCGTCGCGCGACGCGAGGACCGGCTCACCGCCCTGGCGGACGAGCTGTCGTCTCGGCACGATGTGCGATGCGACGTCGTGCCCGCGGATCTCGCCGATCGCTCGGCACCCCGGGCAATTTTCGATCGGACGACATCCCTCGGCGTCGACGTCGACATCCTCGTCAACAACGCCGGCATGTCGGGGAACTCCACCTTCGCAGATGCTCCGTTCGACGCGCACGCCGCGGAGATACAGGTGATGATCACTGCCGTCACCGAACTCGCTCATCTCATGGTGCCCGGCATGAAAGAACGCGGATACGGCCGAATCGTGAATCTGTCGTCGTTGGCGGCATTGCTTCCCCCTGGTGCAAGTCTGCTGTACACCGGAATCAAGTCCTATGTGCTCGACATGTCGCAAGCACTCGACATGGAGTTGCGCCCGCACGGCATCCACGTGACTGCGCTCTGCCCCGGTTTCACCCACAGTGAGTTCCACGACGTGATGGGAACCCGAGATGCAGCGACCTCCAAGCTGCCCGCTCTGCTGTGGCAGAGCCCCGAGGACGTCGTCCGAGAAGGGTGGCGGGCCGTGAACAACGGCACGCCGGTGTGCGTGCCCGGGCTGGTCAACAAGGTGACTGCTGCTGCAGCGAAGCCGATTCCGACTCGCATCGGCTACTACCTCGGCAAAACCCTCAATCCTTTCAAGTCGTGA
- a CDS encoding TetR/AcrR family transcriptional regulator codes for MPRNRGLHDRESKREDIVVAAREMFVSDGFDRTSISRLAKAAGVTANTLYWYFGDKDDILVAVLTAIAAEDATDYLQIVDLPLADRLYWLVERLRRVGPLVSTVHDRVTESEAIDQWHNGFHAFAESLFAADIAAAGLSGEAADAMLRIGTFVVEGLLTHAASPEVSRAVIEQLVDTIAPSSGSNPL; via the coding sequence ATGCCCAGGAATCGCGGACTTCACGACCGGGAGAGCAAGCGCGAGGACATCGTGGTCGCCGCCCGCGAAATGTTCGTATCCGACGGCTTCGATCGCACCTCGATCAGCCGTCTGGCGAAAGCAGCAGGCGTCACTGCGAACACGCTGTACTGGTACTTCGGAGACAAGGACGACATCCTGGTCGCTGTTCTGACAGCCATCGCCGCCGAGGACGCCACGGATTACCTCCAGATCGTCGATCTACCACTGGCCGACCGGCTGTACTGGCTGGTGGAGCGGCTCCGCAGAGTCGGCCCACTGGTCTCCACCGTGCACGATCGGGTGACCGAGTCCGAGGCCATCGATCAGTGGCACAACGGGTTTCATGCCTTCGCGGAATCGCTGTTCGCCGCCGATATCGCGGCTGCAGGACTGTCCGGAGAGGCGGCCGATGCCATGCTCCGCATCGGTACGTTCGTCGTCGAGGGATTGCTGACTCACGCAGCGTCGCCCGAAGTCTCCCGAGCAGTCATCGAGCAACTCGTCGACACCATCGCACCCTCATCAGGAAGTAACCCACTATGA